The Catenuloplanes niger genome includes a window with the following:
- a CDS encoding DUF4383 domain-containing protein: MANHSTSVANRSPVRLAALVYAVVFLLVGVAGFIPGLTTNYDTMQFAGHESEALLLGVFQVSILHNVVHLLYGVAGLALARTVNGARLFLVVGGATYLVLWLYGLVIGHDSAANFVPLNTADNWLHLFLAVTMIGLGLLLTRRPART, translated from the coding sequence ATGGCTAACCATTCGACGTCCGTGGCCAACCGATCGCCGGTCCGGCTCGCCGCGCTCGTCTACGCGGTCGTCTTCCTGCTCGTCGGCGTGGCCGGCTTCATCCCGGGCCTCACCACGAACTACGACACGATGCAGTTCGCCGGGCACGAGTCCGAGGCGCTGCTGCTCGGCGTGTTCCAGGTGTCCATCCTGCACAACGTCGTGCACCTGCTCTACGGCGTCGCCGGGCTCGCCCTGGCCCGCACGGTCAACGGCGCCCGCCTGTTCCTGGTCGTCGGCGGCGCCACCTACCTGGTGCTGTGGCTCTACGGCCTGGTCATCGGCCACGACAGCGCGGCGAACTTCGTGCCGCTCAACACCGCCGACAACTGGCTGCACCTGTTCCTGGCGGTCACCATGATCGGCCTGGGTCTGCTGCTGACCCGGCGCCCGGCCCGCACCTGA
- a CDS encoding HD domain-containing protein, with protein sequence MIIPSDRQIRDLHERYAPSPEAFTLVWTHCEIVCAIAEQLLDGPGGAGLDRDLVRAGALLHDIGVYRLYDADGRIDGREYVRHGLLGRDLLAAEGLPDALCRICAHHTGVGITRADVLAQRLPLPPADYLAESAEERLVMYADKFHSKKTPPVFNSAESFAASIGRFGADKPARFARLRDEFGTPELAGLAARHGHTLG encoded by the coding sequence GTGATCATTCCGAGTGACCGGCAGATCCGGGACCTGCACGAACGGTATGCGCCGAGCCCGGAGGCGTTCACGCTGGTGTGGACGCACTGCGAGATAGTCTGCGCGATCGCGGAGCAGCTGCTGGACGGCCCCGGTGGCGCCGGACTGGATCGTGACCTGGTGCGGGCCGGTGCGCTGCTGCACGACATCGGCGTCTACCGGCTCTACGACGCGGACGGGCGGATCGACGGTCGCGAGTACGTCCGGCACGGCCTGCTCGGCCGGGACCTGCTGGCCGCCGAGGGGCTGCCGGACGCGCTGTGCCGGATCTGCGCGCACCACACCGGCGTCGGGATCACCCGCGCGGACGTCCTCGCCCAGCGGCTGCCGCTGCCGCCGGCCGACTACCTGGCGGAGAGCGCGGAGGAGCGGCTGGTCATGTACGCGGACAAGTTCCACAGCAAGAAGACCCCGCCGGTCTTCAACTCCGCCGAGTCCTTCGCCGCGTCGATCGGCCGGTTCGGCGCGGACAAGCCGGCCCGGTTCGCGCGACTCCGCGACGAGTTCGGCACGCCCGAACTCGCCGGCCTCGCCGCACGCCACGGCCACACGCTCGGCTAG
- a CDS encoding DUF427 domain-containing protein has translation MESVWDYPRPPRLERTTRRVVVRHGGVLVADGVNCWRVLETSHPPVYYVPRADVTDGLLHEDPGHRTFCEFKGVATYWDLVTPGNRVARAAWSYEEPSPAYAELAGALAFYPSRVDECRVDDEPVRAQEGDFYGGWITAEIAGPFKGGPGTTGW, from the coding sequence ATGGAATCTGTGTGGGACTACCCGCGGCCGCCGCGCCTGGAGCGCACCACCCGACGGGTCGTGGTGCGGCACGGCGGGGTGCTGGTGGCGGACGGTGTGAACTGCTGGCGGGTGCTGGAGACGTCGCATCCGCCGGTCTACTACGTGCCGCGCGCCGACGTCACCGACGGGCTGCTGCACGAGGATCCGGGCCACCGGACGTTCTGCGAGTTCAAGGGGGTGGCGACCTACTGGGATCTGGTGACGCCGGGTAACCGGGTGGCGCGGGCCGCGTGGTCGTACGAGGAGCCGTCGCCGGCCTACGCGGAGCTGGCCGGCGCGCTCGCGTTCTACCCGAGCCGGGTGGACGAGTGCCGGGTCGACGACGAGCCGGTGCGGGCCCAGGAGGGCGACTTCTACGGCGGCTGGATCACCGCGGAGATCGCCGGGCCGTTCAAGGGCGGCCCGGGGACGACCGGCTGGTGA
- a CDS encoding MerR family transcriptional regulator, which yields MEAHLTVGRVAGLTGVTVRTLHHYDDIGLVRPSARTAAGHRAYAAADLARLREVLAYRRLGFGLREIADLVDAPSADAIARLHRLRGLLLEQRDRAAAMVTAIDRELETRVMDTTPPHATGAHLYESIGSAYPATRRTEPRIAARVWEALGDARTVLNVGAGTGNYEPTDRDVTAVEPSSVMRAQRRPDAAPCVAAVAEHLPFDDRSFDAAMAFSTIHHWDDPIAGLREMRRVARRVVVFTHDAGESAWRQRFWLTRDYLPEVARLVAGRPSVHRLADAIGARVSPVLVPWDCADGFFEAYWRRPEAYLDPAARRAVSVWTRVGPEAERRAVAALRADLASGRWAARHHDLAALDAAELGLRLLVA from the coding sequence GTGGAGGCGCATCTGACCGTGGGACGGGTGGCCGGGCTGACCGGCGTGACCGTCCGGACGCTGCATCACTACGACGACATCGGCCTCGTGCGGCCGTCCGCGCGCACCGCGGCCGGGCACCGGGCGTACGCGGCCGCGGACCTGGCGCGGCTGCGCGAGGTGCTCGCGTACCGGCGGCTCGGCTTCGGGCTCCGGGAGATCGCGGACCTGGTCGACGCGCCGTCCGCCGACGCGATCGCGCGCCTGCACCGGCTGCGCGGCCTGCTGCTGGAACAGCGCGACCGCGCGGCCGCCATGGTCACCGCCATCGACCGGGAACTGGAGACGCGAGTCATGGACACGACACCGCCGCACGCGACCGGCGCGCACCTGTACGAGAGCATCGGATCCGCCTACCCGGCGACGCGGCGCACCGAGCCGCGGATCGCCGCGCGGGTCTGGGAGGCGCTCGGCGACGCGCGGACGGTGCTGAACGTCGGCGCCGGCACCGGCAACTACGAACCCACCGACCGCGACGTCACCGCGGTGGAGCCGTCGTCGGTCATGCGGGCCCAGCGCCGCCCGGACGCGGCGCCGTGCGTGGCCGCGGTCGCGGAGCACCTCCCGTTCGACGACCGGTCGTTCGACGCCGCGATGGCGTTCAGCACGATCCACCACTGGGACGACCCGATCGCCGGCCTGCGCGAGATGCGCCGGGTGGCCCGCCGCGTGGTGGTGTTCACCCACGACGCCGGCGAGTCCGCGTGGCGGCAGCGGTTCTGGCTCACCCGCGACTACCTGCCCGAGGTCGCCCGGCTGGTCGCCGGCCGTCCCTCGGTGCACCGGCTGGCCGACGCGATCGGCGCGCGCGTCTCACCGGTCCTCGTCCCGTGGGACTGCGCCGACGGCTTCTTCGAGGCCTACTGGCGCCGCCCGGAGGCCTACCTGGACCCCGCGGCGCGCCGCGCGGTCTCGGTGTGGACCCGGGTCGGACCGGAGGCCGAGCGGCGCGCGGTCGCCGCGCTCCGGGCGGACCTCGCCTCGGGCCGGTGGGCCGCCCGCCACCACGACCTGGCCGCGCTCGACGCGGCAGAGCTCGGCCTGCGCCTGCTCGTCGCCTGA
- a CDS encoding SCO6745 family protein — translation MDIARRMWTLLEPVHAVTYFAPAARAAFEAAGLRGFWRGYFAGRAAPLGAVGAGPVEATFFGFAPAMVRRALPDVWGRATPAAALAARLDGARATLSGLAPDTGLAEAAELLRRAASELTSAGRPLAAANADLPWPADPLGAVWHGATLLREHRGDGHVAALLVAGLDGAESLAWRASVDSSREVLQPARGWTDEQWDAAAARLTARGWLASGAATETAYAARDTVERQTDALAAGPWQTLGAAGSNRLEQLLTPLSEAALRLLPHPNPIVLPRPAG, via the coding sequence ATGGATATCGCTCGCCGGATGTGGACGCTGCTGGAACCGGTGCACGCCGTCACGTACTTCGCGCCGGCCGCGCGCGCCGCCTTCGAGGCGGCCGGGCTGCGCGGGTTCTGGCGCGGTTACTTCGCGGGCCGCGCCGCGCCGCTGGGTGCGGTCGGCGCCGGGCCGGTGGAGGCGACCTTCTTCGGTTTCGCGCCGGCCATGGTACGGCGCGCGCTGCCCGACGTGTGGGGCCGCGCGACCCCGGCCGCCGCGCTGGCCGCACGCCTCGACGGCGCCCGCGCCACGCTGTCCGGCCTCGCGCCGGACACCGGTCTCGCCGAGGCCGCGGAGCTGCTGCGCCGGGCCGCCTCGGAGCTCACGTCGGCCGGTCGCCCGCTCGCCGCCGCGAACGCCGACCTGCCCTGGCCGGCGGACCCGCTCGGCGCGGTGTGGCACGGCGCGACGCTGCTGCGCGAACACCGCGGCGACGGTCACGTGGCCGCGCTGCTGGTCGCCGGCCTGGACGGCGCGGAGTCGCTGGCCTGGCGGGCGTCCGTGGACAGTTCCCGCGAGGTGCTGCAACCGGCCCGCGGCTGGACCGACGAGCAGTGGGATGCCGCGGCCGCCCGCCTCACCGCCCGCGGCTGGCTCGCGTCGGGCGCGGCCACCGAGACCGCGTACGCCGCCCGGGACACCGTCGAACGCCAGACGGACGCGCTGGCCGCCGGGCCGTGGCAGACCCTCGGCGCGGCCGGCAGCAACCGCCTGGAGCAGCTGCTGACCCCGCTCTCCGAGGCCGCGCTGCGCCTGCTGCCGCACCCGAACCCGATCGTGCTGCCCCGCCCCGCCGGCTGA
- a CDS encoding DUF6204 family protein, whose product MSRGIRVTVRGAFDNLSAAQRAELRASAAEHDFLNTTYTPEGYLAYDVARPFFTFRYLVEAADDEDPDVTATRGELLAVEWLDAHGYAYKNLTAAAVDPAEIPLGARGRRAASKNHA is encoded by the coding sequence ATGAGCCGTGGGATCAGGGTCACCGTGCGTGGCGCCTTCGACAACCTGAGCGCCGCCCAGCGGGCGGAGCTGCGCGCGTCCGCCGCCGAGCACGACTTCCTGAACACGACCTACACGCCGGAGGGCTACCTCGCGTACGACGTGGCCCGGCCGTTCTTCACGTTCCGCTACCTGGTCGAGGCCGCGGACGACGAGGACCCGGACGTCACCGCCACCCGCGGTGAGCTGCTCGCCGTCGAGTGGCTGGACGCGCACGGCTACGCCTACAAGAACCTGACGGCCGCGGCGGTCGACCCGGCCGAGATCCCGCTCGGCGCCCGCGGCCGCCGCGCCGCGTCGAAGAACCACGCCTGA
- a CDS encoding MTH1187 family thiamine-binding protein produces MSVLVAFSVTPLGVGEAVGEIVAEAVRVVRASGLPNRTDAMFTTVEGESWDEVMAVVKAAVEAVQARAPRTSTVIKVDWRDGVTGAMDSKVTTIEQALS; encoded by the coding sequence ATGTCTGTTCTCGTGGCTTTCAGCGTGACACCGCTCGGCGTGGGTGAGGCGGTCGGGGAGATCGTGGCGGAGGCGGTGCGCGTGGTGCGCGCGTCCGGCCTGCCGAACCGGACCGACGCCATGTTCACCACGGTCGAGGGCGAGTCGTGGGACGAGGTGATGGCGGTGGTCAAGGCGGCCGTCGAGGCGGTGCAGGCCCGCGCGCCGCGGACCTCGACCGTGATCAAGGTCGACTGGCGGGACGGTGTCACCGGTGCGATGGACAGCAAGGTGACCACGATCGAACAGGCGCTCTCCTGA
- a CDS encoding pyridoxal phosphate-dependent aminotransferase, with the protein MKQAQRLKSVRYDIRGPVLRRAQELEAAGHRILKLNLGNPAPWGMNTPDPIMADVVQNLGAAQGYSDARGIYSARVAVAQYYQSRGVTEVQPDDVMLGNGVSELIVMTMQALLDTGDEVLVPSPDYPLWTGAVTLCGGRPVHYRCDESQGWLPDLEHMAAQITPNTRAMVIINPNNPTGAVYSREVLLGMLELARRHGLMVLADEIYDKIIFDGAVHHTAAALAPDVPVISMGGLSKTYRAAGFRSGWLAMSGFTARDTEYVDGLQLLANMRLCPNVPAQHAVQTALGGYQSIERLIEPGGRLYEQRTHAWRKITAIPGVDCVRPDGALYLFARLDPAVHKIRDDEQLIIDLLEQQHLLLSHGTGFNLDTPDHIRMVFLAPTDVLDDAVGRLGAFLSTYHQ; encoded by the coding sequence GTGAAGCAGGCGCAGCGGCTCAAGAGCGTCCGGTACGACATCCGCGGGCCGGTGCTGCGCCGCGCCCAGGAGCTGGAGGCCGCCGGCCACCGGATCCTGAAGCTGAACCTCGGCAACCCGGCGCCGTGGGGCATGAACACGCCCGATCCGATCATGGCGGACGTGGTGCAGAACCTCGGCGCGGCGCAGGGTTACAGCGACGCCCGTGGCATCTACTCCGCGCGGGTCGCGGTCGCGCAGTACTACCAGTCGCGCGGCGTGACCGAGGTGCAGCCGGACGACGTGATGCTCGGCAACGGCGTCTCCGAGCTGATCGTGATGACCATGCAGGCGCTGCTGGACACCGGCGACGAGGTGCTGGTGCCGAGCCCGGACTACCCGCTGTGGACCGGCGCGGTGACGCTCTGCGGTGGGCGGCCGGTGCACTACCGGTGCGACGAGAGCCAGGGGTGGCTGCCGGACCTGGAGCACATGGCCGCGCAGATCACGCCGAACACGCGCGCCATGGTGATCATCAACCCGAACAACCCGACCGGTGCGGTCTACTCGCGCGAGGTGCTGCTCGGCATGCTGGAGCTGGCCCGCCGACACGGGCTGATGGTGCTCGCGGACGAGATCTACGACAAGATCATTTTCGACGGCGCGGTGCACCACACCGCGGCCGCGCTCGCCCCGGACGTACCCGTGATCAGCATGGGTGGTCTGTCGAAGACCTATCGCGCCGCGGGTTTCCGGTCCGGCTGGCTCGCGATGAGCGGCTTCACCGCGCGGGACACCGAGTACGTCGACGGGCTGCAACTGCTGGCCAACATGCGGCTCTGCCCGAACGTGCCGGCCCAGCACGCGGTGCAGACCGCGCTCGGCGGCTACCAGAGCATCGAGCGGCTGATCGAGCCCGGCGGCCGCCTCTACGAGCAGCGCACGCACGCGTGGCGGAAGATCACCGCGATCCCCGGCGTCGACTGCGTGCGGCCGGACGGCGCGCTCTACCTCTTCGCCCGGCTCGACCCGGCCGTGCACAAGATCCGCGACGACGAGCAGCTGATAATCGACCTGCTCGAACAGCAGCACCTGCTGCTCTCCCACGGCACCGGCTTCAACCTGGACACGCCGGACCACATCCGGATGGTCTTCCTCGCCCCGACCGACGTGCTCGACGACGCGGTCGGCCGGCTCGGCGCGTTCCTCTCCACGTACCACCAGTAG
- a CDS encoding LURP-one-related/scramblase family protein encodes MEPATRGKKWGMYVIREKFFSVGDDFDVLDANGAKVLHVDGKVLSLRDKVVIEDLSGEEVASVHRHLVSLRPTYEIRIGGEKAAEVKKKLFTPFREKFTIDVPGPDDLEMKGDLLDHEYVIERGGSRVAEVSKRWLTIRDTYAVEVAPGENPLLVIGAVLALDLALEREEKKDKKKNDKD; translated from the coding sequence CTGGAACCGGCCACGAGGGGTAAGAAATGGGGCATGTATGTGATTCGTGAGAAGTTCTTCTCCGTCGGCGACGACTTCGACGTGCTCGACGCGAACGGCGCCAAGGTCCTGCACGTCGACGGCAAGGTGCTCAGCCTGCGCGACAAGGTGGTGATCGAGGACCTCTCCGGCGAGGAGGTCGCCAGCGTCCACCGCCACCTGGTGTCGCTGCGGCCCACCTACGAGATCCGGATCGGCGGCGAGAAGGCGGCCGAGGTGAAGAAGAAGCTGTTCACCCCGTTCCGCGAGAAGTTCACCATCGACGTGCCCGGCCCCGACGACCTGGAGATGAAGGGTGACCTGCTCGACCACGAGTACGTCATCGAGCGTGGCGGCAGCCGCGTCGCCGAGGTCTCCAAGCGCTGGCTGACCATCCGCGACACCTACGCGGTCGAGGTCGCACCGGGCGAGAACCCGCTGCTCGTGATCGGTGCGGTGCTCGCGCTGGACCTGGCGCTGGAGCGCGAGGAGAAGAAGGACAAGAAGAAGAACGACAAGGACTGA